One stretch of Chryseobacterium sp. LJ668 DNA includes these proteins:
- the rhaT gene encoding L-rhamnose/proton symporter RhaT, protein MNALLGVLFHFLGGFSSGSFYLPYKKVKGWSWETYWLIGGAFSWIIVPPLAAFLTIPGFWDIIQNESSSILGLTFLFGALWGIGGFTYGLGVRYLGVALGSSIILGLCMVFGSLVPSIYYEFSPQSGKDNIGLMFSSTWGQYVLLGLLICVVGIIISGKAGMMKDKELHTESIDPHGVAVKTEYKFGLGLIVSIISGVLSACFNFGLEAGKPMANVANEAWKLANPGQGEFLFQNNVTYVVVLWGGMAVNLIGCLYLAYKNKSYTDYTKKNVPVFKNIMFCALAGTMWYLQFFFYGMGESKMGNGASSWILHMAFIILIANLWGVIIKEWKGVSKKTITTISIGMFVLLVSILIVGYGNSLR, encoded by the coding sequence ATGAATGCATTATTAGGAGTTTTATTTCATTTCTTGGGAGGATTTTCTTCAGGAAGTTTTTATTTGCCATATAAGAAGGTAAAAGGCTGGTCTTGGGAAACTTATTGGTTGATAGGTGGTGCATTCTCCTGGATTATTGTTCCGCCTTTGGCAGCATTTCTTACCATACCTGGTTTTTGGGACATTATACAAAATGAGAGTTCTTCCATTTTAGGACTTACGTTTTTGTTTGGTGCATTATGGGGAATCGGGGGTTTTACATATGGTTTAGGCGTTCGTTACTTGGGCGTTGCATTGGGAAGCAGCATTATTCTTGGGCTTTGCATGGTTTTTGGCTCGCTGGTTCCGTCTATTTATTATGAATTTTCTCCTCAGTCAGGAAAGGATAATATTGGTCTGATGTTCTCCAGCACTTGGGGACAGTATGTATTATTAGGGCTTTTAATTTGCGTTGTCGGGATCATTATCAGCGGAAAAGCGGGTATGATGAAAGACAAAGAACTTCACACAGAATCTATAGACCCGCACGGTGTTGCAGTAAAGACTGAATATAAATTTGGTTTAGGTTTAATTGTTTCCATTATATCAGGTGTTTTGAGTGCCTGTTTTAATTTTGGTTTAGAAGCCGGAAAGCCAATGGCTAATGTTGCCAATGAAGCTTGGAAACTGGCAAATCCTGGCCAGGGTGAATTCCTGTTTCAGAACAATGTAACCTATGTAGTTGTCCTTTGGGGTGGTATGGCGGTCAATTTGATCGGTTGTCTTTATCTGGCTTATAAAAATAAATCTTACACAGATTACACAAAAAAAAATGTACCGGTCTTCAAAAATATAATGTTCTGTGCGCTTGCCGGAACAATGTGGTATTTACAGTTTTTCTTTTACGGGATGGGAGAAAGCAAAATGGGGAACGGCGCGAGCTCATGGATTTTACACATGGCATTTATCATTTTGATCGCCAATCTCTGGGGTGTCATCATCAAAGAATGGAAAGGTGTCTCCAAAAAAACCATTACTACTATTTCCATAGGAATGTTTGTGTTACTGGTATCTATTTTGATTGTAGGCTACGGTAATTCTCTAAGATAA
- a CDS encoding RagB/SusD family nutrient uptake outer membrane protein, producing the protein MKNIFNRHNLIKKLLLVPAILVTLMSVNSCSEDFLDQPSPNTSDTQSIFESLETADLFVQGCYRGIVPTEMFYQLGAGDTVVHSAEDGTTNNSKYNICNYFYDAKTPYTLTGVYSVMYASIERTNIAISGLSKMPESPKRNALLAEVKALRAFCYYNLIRVYGDVPAVWIPLVEADPNDPNTLYPKRSSRDGIYDRIIADMQGSVNDLPTTGTSERLKKASGNALLARIALYAAGYSLRWDLNTGAPGTMSRRPDNARVQQLYQIADAALESVITGGTNSLVQAQSGKSGFEAMWFNFCQRKFGVSDPEMLWHIAEYGPNTNSAFGVYAMEGSRGGTYGSRKALQFILPSYYLSFNPGDTRRDVSCTSYSIYFLNAGAATDTWVNVGTTYSCILPGKFRMGWGVAPQAADARNLNIPIIRYADVLLMFAETQNYLNGGPTAKATAALQQVRTRAGIGSLPIPGGQQAFENALVQERKWEFAGEFNLRTDLIRMNRIASEIEATKLAMKNLSNRTGAYAATPTLRLYKFEKNAQVYGDPFLALKYIDLTNPVQIAAASAVPTSSAGYAAYQTTLAGIVTANGQTVAAGDKWYPTKMFEAYTSTFNGNARKAVGFTGGFNAIQVGAIIYTKPTGSAENGGTYPNWIEGGGDGLFYGFVPNKTELLPFASASAGHPMVDNPNLTQLPGY; encoded by the coding sequence ATGAAAAATATATTTAATAGACACAATCTTATAAAGAAACTACTACTAGTTCCAGCTATTTTAGTAACATTAATGAGTGTTAACTCATGTAGTGAAGATTTTTTAGACCAGCCATCACCTAATACATCCGATACTCAGTCGATATTTGAAAGCTTGGAAACGGCAGATCTTTTTGTTCAGGGTTGTTATAGAGGTATAGTTCCTACAGAGATGTTTTATCAGTTAGGAGCGGGTGATACAGTGGTTCACTCTGCGGAAGATGGTACAACAAATAATTCCAAATACAATATTTGTAATTATTTCTACGATGCAAAAACACCTTACACACTAACGGGGGTATATTCAGTTATGTATGCATCGATAGAGAGAACCAATATTGCGATCAGTGGATTAAGTAAAATGCCGGAAAGTCCCAAACGTAATGCCTTACTGGCAGAAGTAAAAGCCCTTCGTGCATTTTGTTACTATAATTTGATCAGAGTATATGGAGATGTTCCTGCAGTCTGGATACCGCTAGTGGAAGCAGATCCTAATGATCCCAATACTTTATATCCAAAACGTTCCTCTCGTGATGGGATCTATGATCGTATCATTGCTGATATGCAGGGATCAGTTAATGATTTGCCAACTACCGGAACATCTGAGCGGTTGAAAAAAGCATCAGGCAATGCTTTACTGGCAAGAATTGCATTGTATGCGGCAGGTTATTCTTTAAGATGGGATCTAAATACCGGAGCGCCTGGAACAATGTCTCGTCGCCCTGACAATGCAAGAGTTCAGCAATTGTATCAAATTGCAGATGCAGCATTAGAGTCTGTAATTACTGGTGGTACCAACAGTTTGGTGCAGGCTCAAAGTGGTAAAAGTGGTTTTGAAGCAATGTGGTTCAATTTCTGCCAGAGAAAATTTGGAGTGAGTGATCCGGAAATGCTTTGGCACATTGCGGAATACGGACCTAATACAAACTCAGCTTTTGGCGTCTATGCTATGGAAGGTTCTCGTGGCGGTACATATGGCTCACGTAAAGCATTACAGTTTATTTTACCAAGTTATTATCTGTCATTTAATCCTGGTGATACGCGTAGAGATGTTTCTTGTACTTCTTACAGTATTTATTTCTTAAATGCCGGTGCAGCAACAGATACCTGGGTCAATGTAGGAACTACTTACTCATGTATCTTACCGGGTAAATTCAGAATGGGATGGGGTGTTGCACCACAGGCTGCAGATGCCCGTAACCTGAACATTCCAATTATCAGATATGCAGATGTTTTACTAATGTTTGCAGAAACTCAAAATTATTTGAATGGAGGACCTACTGCTAAAGCAACAGCTGCTTTACAGCAGGTGAGAACTCGTGCAGGAATTGGTTCATTACCAATACCCGGTGGCCAACAGGCGTTTGAAAATGCTTTAGTTCAGGAGCGTAAGTGGGAATTTGCAGGAGAATTTAATCTTCGTACCGATTTGATCAGAATGAACCGTATTGCAAGCGAAATTGAAGCTACAAAACTGGCAATGAAAAACTTATCAAACCGTACAGGGGCATATGCAGCTACACCAACTCTACGTCTTTATAAATTTGAAAAGAATGCGCAGGTTTATGGTGATCCGTTCTTGGCACTTAAATATATTGATTTGACTAATCCTGTTCAGATTGCAGCAGCTTCGGCAGTGCCTACAAGTTCAGCAGGTTACGCAGCATATCAAACCACTTTGGCAGGTATAGTGACTGCAAACGGACAAACTGTAGCTGCCGGTGACAAATGGTATCCTACAAAAATGTTTGAAGCCTATACCAGTACTTTTAACGGTAATGCAAGGAAAGCAGTAGGATTTACAGGTGGATTTAATGCCATTCAGGTTGGAGCAATTATCTATACAAAACCAACAGGTTCTGCTGAAAATGGAGGCACTTATCCAAACTGGATCGAAGGTGGTGGTGATGGTCTTTTCTACGGATTTGTACCGAATAAAACAGAATTGCTTCCATTTGCATCTGCTTCTGCTGGTCATCCGATGGTTGATAATCCTAACCTTACTCAGCTACCGGGTTATTAA
- a CDS encoding SusC/RagA family TonB-linked outer membrane protein codes for MSLIIKHKNYKPLIAPLFLLASGLMFGQQTVSDTAKVDTKDIEEVVVIGYGTVKKSDLTGSVSSVSAKDLAATPAMNALQALQGRAAGLNIVTAGGAPGAGANVTVRGGASITQGTDPLYIVDGFQLDNALNIINPNDIESIDVLKGASAIAIYGSRGSNGIIVIKTKSGKKGKTTINYNSFMTFDMLSKKLNMVSNAEQYVKYQYELAQLGGKAAQWSNVFDNSLGTDSPGFYTGAFNRITNRYASAPTLDWQDKVFGGTGITQNQNFNISLGNEKTQAFISYNYNKQLGILANHDETRNSLRANIKSELYKGVRVDFGSMFTSQSVNGGGSYGGMKKVLLQPITGGTKFTLDQLYNTQTFGDFSAFDSSYDTENPYIENNASTSNARSRSFVANAGFEIDFLKNFTLRTSGQYTWNSSKATSFSDANSRAFLTDPVNTGINGSIGNRESYSYQITNTVTYNKTFAEKHKVTALAGTESIYGVSEGNSITLIKFPSLLNYGLDQIDNATVRDKSVSPSTPVTLLSYFGRANYNYDDRYLLTGTIRRDGSSKFYQENRWGTFLSAAAAWRVSQEGFWKDHKINNIINDFKIRAEYGETGNNDIPSNLWRTNVVSTDYPSNNTIGNLALVTSPTYGNINLQWEAMKATNFGIDLAFFNNRIKLTSEYYKNDVTKMLLLTVLPAHTGYSNKQDNVGTMTNKGFEFTLNTINFRSENFRWTTDANIGFNKSKVTALDDGRTFRQFTVGSNRGGQVTYYATVGEQLGDMYGYVYQGIYTTDDFTQAPNGTLTLKPGVVKPATGTPKPGDMKFAADNEAGDQFTRKLVKIGNGTPDFIGGISNSISYKGFDFAMFMKFSVGGDIYNATKQSLSPYALYQNVPTEFGDNFYHLIDPNTGQATTNLVRLKELNPDEGSKLWSLSNTNTANITYPSSYYVEDGSYLRIAQVTLGYSLNREFLEKISVANARIYVTVNNLATITGYSGYDPEVTAASGVSVTPGYDSSAYPRSRSYTLGINLTF; via the coding sequence ATGTCATTAATAATTAAACACAAGAATTATAAGCCGCTCATCGCACCGCTATTTTTGCTTGCGTCTGGCTTAATGTTCGGGCAACAAACTGTAAGCGATACTGCAAAAGTAGATACTAAAGATATCGAAGAAGTAGTCGTTATCGGTTACGGTACAGTTAAAAAATCAGATTTAACGGGATCAGTATCTTCGGTGTCTGCTAAAGATCTTGCTGCAACACCGGCAATGAATGCTTTACAGGCACTACAGGGTAGAGCAGCCGGACTAAATATTGTCACGGCAGGTGGTGCTCCGGGAGCTGGGGCTAACGTTACGGTGCGTGGTGGAGCTTCCATCACTCAGGGTACAGATCCTCTTTACATCGTAGATGGTTTCCAGTTAGACAACGCTTTAAATATTATCAACCCAAATGATATCGAAAGTATCGACGTTCTGAAAGGTGCTTCTGCGATCGCAATCTACGGCTCACGTGGTTCCAACGGGATTATCGTTATTAAAACGAAGAGTGGAAAAAAAGGAAAAACCACCATCAACTATAATTCCTTTATGACGTTTGACATGCTTTCAAAGAAACTGAATATGGTTTCTAATGCTGAGCAGTATGTTAAATACCAATACGAATTGGCTCAGCTTGGCGGAAAAGCAGCACAGTGGAGCAATGTTTTTGATAATAGTTTGGGAACAGATTCTCCGGGTTTTTACACTGGAGCTTTTAATAGAATTACCAATCGTTACGCTTCTGCTCCTACTTTGGATTGGCAGGATAAGGTTTTTGGAGGCACAGGAATCACCCAAAACCAAAATTTCAATATTTCTTTGGGTAATGAAAAAACCCAGGCTTTCATCAGTTATAATTATAATAAACAACTTGGTATTCTTGCCAATCATGATGAAACCCGTAATTCATTGCGTGCTAATATCAAATCTGAATTGTATAAAGGTGTCAGAGTAGATTTTGGGTCAATGTTTACTTCCCAATCTGTGAATGGAGGAGGTTCGTATGGTGGAATGAAAAAGGTTCTTTTACAACCTATAACCGGTGGAACAAAATTTACATTAGATCAGTTATATAATACACAGACCTTTGGTGATTTTTCTGCCTTCGATTCTTCTTACGACACAGAAAATCCTTATATAGAAAATAATGCCTCCACAAGTAATGCACGTTCACGTTCGTTTGTTGCGAATGCTGGTTTTGAAATTGATTTTCTTAAAAACTTTACACTCAGAACTTCCGGACAGTATACATGGAATAGTAGCAAAGCTACTTCATTTTCGGATGCGAACTCCAGAGCCTTCCTTACAGATCCTGTAAATACAGGTATCAATGGAAGTATTGGAAACAGAGAATCTTACAGTTATCAGATCACCAATACCGTGACTTATAATAAGACTTTTGCAGAAAAACACAAGGTTACCGCCCTTGCCGGTACAGAGTCCATATATGGAGTATCTGAAGGTAACAGTATAACACTTATTAAATTCCCATCACTACTAAATTACGGACTGGATCAAATTGATAATGCTACTGTAAGAGATAAAAGTGTAAGTCCGTCAACACCCGTTACACTGCTTTCATACTTTGGACGTGCAAACTATAATTATGATGACCGTTATCTTTTAACAGGTACAATACGACGTGACGGATCTTCAAAATTTTATCAGGAAAACCGATGGGGAACTTTCCTTTCTGCTGCTGCTGCTTGGCGTGTGTCTCAAGAAGGTTTCTGGAAAGATCATAAAATTAATAATATTATTAATGATTTCAAGATAAGAGCTGAATATGGGGAAACCGGAAATAATGACATTCCAAGTAATTTGTGGAGAACCAATGTAGTGTCTACAGACTATCCTTCGAATAACACAATAGGTAACCTGGCATTAGTAACCAGCCCAACTTATGGTAATATTAATCTGCAGTGGGAAGCCATGAAAGCGACCAATTTTGGGATAGATTTAGCATTTTTCAATAATAGAATAAAACTAACATCAGAATATTATAAAAATGATGTGACCAAGATGTTATTGCTAACCGTCCTCCCGGCTCATACAGGTTATTCAAACAAACAAGATAATGTTGGAACAATGACCAATAAAGGATTTGAGTTTACATTGAATACTATCAATTTTCGATCAGAAAACTTCAGATGGACTACAGACGCTAATATTGGCTTCAATAAGTCTAAAGTAACTGCTCTTGATGATGGAAGAACTTTTAGACAATTTACTGTTGGAAGTAACAGAGGCGGCCAGGTAACTTACTATGCCACAGTGGGCGAACAGTTAGGAGATATGTATGGGTATGTCTATCAAGGCATTTATACGACTGATGATTTTACACAAGCACCAAATGGTACTCTTACTTTAAAACCTGGCGTAGTGAAACCTGCTACAGGAACTCCAAAACCGGGAGATATGAAATTTGCTGCAGATAATGAAGCCGGGGATCAGTTTACAAGAAAATTAGTAAAAATAGGAAACGGTACTCCAGACTTTATTGGCGGGATTAGTAATAGTATTTCTTATAAAGGTTTTGATTTCGCAATGTTTATGAAATTCAGTGTGGGTGGTGATATTTATAATGCTACCAAACAAAGTTTGAGTCCGTACGCTTTATACCAGAACGTCCCTACAGAATTTGGTGACAACTTTTATCATTTGATTGATCCTAATACCGGGCAGGCAACTACAAATTTAGTAAGATTGAAAGAACTAAATCCTGATGAGGGATCTAAGCTGTGGAGTTTAAGCAATACCAATACAGCTAATATAACATATCCTTCTTCATATTATGTGGAAGATGGATCTTATCTGCGAATTGCTCAGGTAACTCTTGGGTATAGTTTGAATAGAGAATTTCTAGAGAAAATTTCAGTAGCTAATGCGCGTATATATGTTACAGTTAATAACTTAGCTACAATTACAGGGTATTCTGGCTACGACCCGGAAGTTACAGCAGCGAGTGGTGTATCAGTAACACCAGGCTATGATAGTTCTGCTTATCCGCGTTCAAGAAGTTACACTCTTGGTATCAATTTAACTTTCTAA
- a CDS encoding bifunctional aldolase/short-chain dehydrogenase → MENVKTFKYVDYLWDESKAASLGDDQVALFLYRSNILGADLRITNYGGGNTSCKTIEKDPLTNEEVEVMWVKGSGGDIGTLTRKGIAGLYTERLRNLKNVYGGLADEDRMVGLFDHCIFDLESKAPSIDTPLHGLLPFKHIDHLHPDALIAVAAAKDSEAITKEIWGDTMGWVPWQRPGFDLGLQLEKCLADNPGIRGIVLGSHGLFTWGDTSYESYMNSLEVIEMASEYIAKKIQEKGQVFGGQKLESLPADERKNKAAQIMPLLRGLASSENRMVGHFTDSDVVLEYINSNDLERLAPLGTSCPDHFLRTKIQPLVLTLDKNEDLSDSKAVLEKLNPLFEQYRQEYKDYYETCKHPNSPAMRDPNPVIIIYPGVGMFSFSKDKQTTRVANEFYVNAINVMRGAEAISEYTSLPRQEAFDIEYWLLEEAKLQRMPKEKPLSRKVAIITGAGGGIGQAIADKMVQEGAVVVFTDLNQEAVESVTAKYTKDQAVSVPCDVTNEESIANAFKEAVLAFGGVDIIVHSAGLAISKSLEDTTTKDWELLENVLVKGQFLMAKSGTEIMKKQNLGGDIVNIASKNGLVAGPNNVAYGTAKAAQQHMTRLLAAELAADKIRVNVVNPDGVIVGSKIWEGSWAEGRAKANGISVEELPAFYAKRNLLNEIILPEDIANGVFACVAILDKTTGNIINVDGGMANAFPR, encoded by the coding sequence ATGGAAAACGTAAAAACATTTAAATACGTAGATTATTTATGGGATGAAAGCAAAGCTGCATCTCTTGGTGATGACCAGGTGGCTTTATTTTTATACCGTTCAAACATATTAGGAGCAGATTTAAGAATTACCAATTATGGCGGTGGTAACACAAGTTGCAAAACCATCGAAAAAGACCCGTTGACCAATGAAGAAGTTGAGGTAATGTGGGTAAAAGGTTCAGGTGGCGACATCGGAACTTTGACAAGAAAAGGAATCGCCGGATTATATACGGAAAGATTAAGAAATCTTAAAAATGTTTATGGAGGTCTTGCAGACGAAGATAGAATGGTAGGTTTATTTGATCATTGTATTTTCGATTTGGAAAGCAAAGCTCCTTCTATTGATACGCCGCTACACGGTTTACTTCCATTTAAACACATTGATCACCTTCATCCCGATGCTTTGATTGCAGTAGCTGCCGCAAAAGACAGCGAAGCAATTACGAAAGAAATCTGGGGTGATACAATGGGTTGGGTTCCATGGCAGCGTCCTGGGTTTGATTTAGGTTTACAGTTGGAAAAATGTTTAGCCGATAATCCGGGAATCAGAGGAATCGTTTTAGGAAGCCACGGATTATTTACTTGGGGTGATACTTCTTACGAATCTTACATGAACAGTTTGGAGGTGATCGAAATGGCTTCTGAATATATCGCTAAAAAAATCCAAGAAAAAGGACAGGTTTTTGGCGGACAAAAATTAGAATCTCTTCCAGCTGACGAACGTAAAAACAAAGCTGCTCAGATCATGCCTTTGCTAAGAGGTTTGGCTTCTTCTGAAAACAGAATGGTAGGTCATTTCACAGATAGCGATGTTGTTTTAGAATACATCAACAGCAATGATTTGGAAAGATTGGCCCCACTTGGAACTTCTTGCCCGGATCACTTCTTAAGAACGAAGATTCAACCGCTAGTGTTGACTTTAGATAAGAATGAAGATTTAAGCGATTCTAAAGCTGTTTTAGAAAAATTAAATCCTCTTTTTGAACAATACAGACAAGAATACAAAGATTATTATGAAACTTGCAAGCATCCAAACAGTCCGGCAATGCGTGACCCGAATCCGGTAATCATCATTTATCCTGGAGTGGGAATGTTCAGTTTCTCAAAAGATAAACAAACGACCCGTGTTGCCAACGAATTTTATGTGAATGCCATCAATGTAATGCGAGGTGCAGAAGCAATTTCTGAATACACATCCTTACCAAGACAGGAAGCTTTCGACATCGAATATTGGTTGCTGGAAGAAGCGAAATTGCAAAGAATGCCGAAAGAAAAACCACTGTCAAGAAAAGTGGCAATCATAACCGGAGCAGGTGGCGGTATCGGACAAGCTATCGCCGACAAAATGGTTCAGGAAGGTGCGGTAGTTGTATTCACAGACCTTAATCAGGAAGCTGTGGAATCTGTAACTGCAAAATACACAAAAGATCAGGCGGTATCAGTTCCGTGTGATGTGACGAATGAAGAATCTATTGCCAACGCATTTAAAGAAGCTGTTTTAGCATTCGGTGGAGTAGATATCATCGTGCATTCTGCAGGTTTGGCGATTTCTAAATCTTTAGAAGATACAACAACTAAAGACTGGGAATTACTTGAAAATGTATTGGTAAAAGGTCAGTTTTTAATGGCGAAAAGCGGTACTGAAATCATGAAAAAGCAGAATTTAGGCGGTGACATCGTCAACATCGCAAGTAAAAACGGTTTAGTTGCCGGACCAAACAACGTAGCCTACGGAACTGCAAAAGCAGCTCAACAGCACATGACGAGATTATTGGCAGCAGAATTAGCCGCTGATAAGATCAGAGTCAATGTGGTGAATCCTGACGGTGTAATCGTTGGAAGTAAAATCTGGGAAGGCTCTTGGGCAGAAGGCCGTGCAAAAGCAAACGGAATTTCTGTAGAAGAATTGCCTGCATTTTACGCAAAAAGAAATTTATTAAATGAAATTATTCTTCCTGAAGACATCGCAAACGGAGTTTTCGCATGTGTGGCGATTTTAGATAAAACAACAGGAAATATCATCAATGTAGATGGCGGAATGGCAAATGCGTTCCCGAGATAA
- a CDS encoding TIM barrel protein, with the protein MIIGKDIIEQHNKNEVENFNSDFTYLSDKLTKSGANVSDIVNKIADFQVAIPSWALGAGGTRFGRFSYGGEPAVLEQKLDDVGLLHALTHSAGAVSLHIPWDIPSDVSALKESAASHGLIFDAMNSNTFQDQPDAKHSYKFGSLNSVNEDSRAYAVEHNKEVIRIGKELGSKSLTVWLADGASFPGQLNFQTALSNTEKSLKEIYAGMPEDWKLFIEYKPYEPNFYSTTIQDWGTSFMLANACGDRAFTLVDLGHHLPNTNIEQIVATLMYKGKLGGFHFNDSKYGDDDLTVGSIKPYALFLIFNELVYGMENNANNPYPAWMIDASHNIKDPLEDLLQSLEAILIAYAQALLVDQKALKTAQLNNDVVAAQDILQNAYRTDVRPLLKAARLQTGAALNPIAAYRSLKVRETLISERGWAKATGL; encoded by the coding sequence ATGATTATAGGAAAAGATATCATTGAACAACACAATAAAAACGAAGTTGAAAATTTCAATTCAGACTTCACATATTTATCAGATAAACTAACAAAATCAGGAGCAAACGTTTCAGATATTGTTAACAAAATCGCCGACTTTCAGGTAGCAATTCCAAGCTGGGCTTTAGGCGCAGGCGGAACCCGTTTCGGAAGATTTTCTTACGGTGGCGAACCTGCTGTTTTGGAGCAGAAATTAGATGACGTTGGATTGCTTCACGCGCTGACTCATTCTGCTGGAGCGGTTTCACTTCACATTCCATGGGATATTCCAAGTGATGTAAGTGCTTTGAAAGAAAGTGCGGCGTCTCACGGATTGATCTTTGATGCGATGAATTCAAACACGTTTCAGGATCAGCCGGATGCTAAACATTCCTACAAATTCGGTTCTTTAAATTCTGTTAACGAAGATTCCCGAGCTTACGCTGTTGAACACAACAAAGAAGTGATCAGAATCGGAAAAGAATTAGGTTCAAAAAGCTTAACTGTTTGGTTGGCTGACGGAGCGAGTTTTCCTGGGCAGTTAAATTTCCAGACTGCTTTATCAAACACTGAAAAAAGCTTAAAAGAAATTTATGCAGGAATGCCGGAAGACTGGAAACTGTTTATCGAGTACAAGCCTTACGAACCGAATTTCTATTCAACAACCATTCAGGATTGGGGAACTTCTTTCATGTTGGCCAATGCTTGCGGTGATAGAGCTTTCACTTTAGTAGATCTTGGTCATCATTTACCAAACACCAATATAGAGCAGATCGTTGCAACTTTAATGTACAAAGGTAAATTGGGTGGTTTCCACTTCAACGATAGCAAATATGGCGATGATGATTTGACGGTTGGTTCTATTAAACCTTATGCTTTGTTCCTGATCTTCAACGAATTGGTTTACGGAATGGAAAACAACGCCAACAATCCGTATCCTGCATGGATGATCGATGCAAGTCATAATATCAAAGATCCTTTAGAAGATCTGTTACAATCTTTGGAAGCCATTTTAATCGCTTATGCTCAGGCACTTTTGGTTGATCAGAAAGCTTTAAAAACAGCACAGTTAAACAATGATGTCGTAGCAGCACAGGATATTTTGCAGAATGCGTACAGAACAGACGTTCGTCCGTTGTTGAAAGCCGCAAGATTACAGACTGGTGCAGCCTTAAACCCGATTGCTGCTTACAGAAGTTTAAAGGTGAGAGAAACCTTGATTTCTGAAAGAGGCTGGGCAAAAGCAACCGGATTATAA
- a CDS encoding glycoside hydrolase family 88/105 protein: MKRSLIKNGVFALIIAALYSCTAQKQTSAGKTELPNKKEVLEVSRRANQYFMNKWPDTGKDIVGKKVWPSNLWTRAVYYEGLMALYKVDPKKEYYDYAVSWAENHKWDLMRGTYTRNADHQACGQTYIDLYEIDGKKHPERIKNVKAAMDSMIATSKVDDWWWIDALQMSMPIFTKLGRITGEQKYFDKNYEMYAYTKYKHGGNGLYNPADKIWWRDKSFVPPYKEPNGEDCYWSRGNGWVVAALAKTLADTPKSDPHYPEYLQDYKDLLAALLPIQREDGFWNVSLHDPTNFGGKEMTGTALFVYGMAYGVNNGLIDRDTYLPVLIKAWNAIAKDSVQPNGFLGWVQGTGKEPKDGQPLSVNKEPDFEDYGLGCLLLAGSEVYKLN, encoded by the coding sequence ATGAAAAGATCACTCATCAAAAATGGTGTTTTTGCATTGATCATTGCAGCTTTATATTCTTGCACAGCACAAAAACAAACCTCTGCTGGTAAAACAGAACTTCCGAATAAGAAAGAAGTACTGGAAGTTTCTAGACGGGCCAATCAATATTTCATGAATAAATGGCCGGATACAGGCAAAGATATTGTCGGCAAAAAAGTATGGCCAAGTAATCTCTGGACACGTGCTGTTTACTATGAAGGATTAATGGCACTTTATAAAGTAGATCCGAAAAAAGAATACTACGATTATGCAGTTTCTTGGGCAGAAAACCACAAATGGGATTTGATGCGCGGTACATACACCAGAAATGCAGATCATCAGGCTTGCGGACAAACATACATCGATCTCTATGAAATTGATGGAAAAAAACACCCTGAAAGAATTAAAAATGTAAAAGCCGCAATGGATAGCATGATTGCTACCAGTAAAGTCGATGATTGGTGGTGGATTGATGCACTGCAAATGAGTATGCCGATTTTTACAAAATTGGGAAGAATTACAGGTGAGCAGAAATATTTTGATAAAAATTACGAAATGTATGCCTACACCAAATACAAGCACGGTGGTAATGGATTATACAACCCTGCAGACAAAATCTGGTGGAGAGACAAAAGCTTCGTTCCGCCTTATAAAGAACCGAATGGAGAAGATTGCTACTGGAGCAGAGGAAACGGCTGGGTAGTGGCTGCTTTGGCTAAAACTTTAGCAGATACCCCGAAATCTGATCCTCATTACCCCGAATATTTGCAGGATTACAAAGATTTATTAGCAGCATTACTTCCTATCCAAAGGGAAGATGGTTTCTGGAATGTAAGTTTGCATGATCCTACGAATTTCGGTGGAAAAGAAATGACCGGAACTGCTCTTTTTGTGTACGGAATGGCATATGGTGTCAATAACGGATTGATTGACAGAGACACTTATCTGCCTGTTCTCATTAAAGCTTGGAATGCCATTGCAAAAGATTCTGTTCAGCCAAATGGTTTTTTAGGCTGGGTGCAGGGAACAGGAAAGGAGCCTAAAGACGGGCAGCCACTTTCTGTAAATAAAGAACCCGATTTTGAAGATTATGGTTTGGGTTGCCTTTTGCTTGCAGGAAGCGAAGTTTATAAACTGAATTAA